The Diaphorobacter ruginosibacter genome contains a region encoding:
- the def gene encoding peptide deformylase, which translates to MTVKTILKMGDPRLLRVAQQVTRFDTPELHQLIADLHDTMWEANGAGIAAPQIGVDLQVVIFGSTELNPRYPDRPLVPPTVLINPVITPLGDEEEDDWEGCLSVPGLRGKVPRFVRIRYQGFDPQGRVIDREAEGFHARVVQHECDHLWGKLYPMRVRDFTQFGYTEVLFPGISAAEDD; encoded by the coding sequence ATGACCGTAAAGACCATACTCAAGATGGGGGACCCCCGGCTGCTGCGCGTGGCGCAGCAGGTCACACGCTTCGACACGCCCGAGCTGCACCAGCTCATCGCCGACCTGCACGACACGATGTGGGAGGCCAATGGGGCCGGCATTGCCGCGCCGCAGATTGGCGTGGACCTGCAGGTGGTGATCTTCGGCTCGACGGAACTCAATCCACGCTACCCCGACCGGCCCCTCGTTCCGCCCACGGTGCTGATCAACCCCGTGATCACGCCGCTGGGTGACGAAGAAGAGGATGACTGGGAGGGCTGCCTTTCCGTGCCCGGCCTGCGCGGCAAGGTGCCGCGTTTCGTGCGCATCCGCTATCAGGGCTTCGATCCGCAGGGCAGGGTGATCGACCGCGAGGCAGAGGGATTCCATGCGCGGGTCGTGCAGCACGAATGCGACCACCTCTGGGGCAAGCTGTATCCGATGCGCGTGCGCGACTTCACTCAGTTCGGATACACCGAGGTCCTGTTCCCCGGCATCAGTGCCGCCGAGGACGACTGA
- a CDS encoding [protein-PII] uridylyltransferase, producing MSSHHNTLSAAAQEQTDDLAALRDQYKAAKAAAIATLLTPVSTTRGIRTLLNRLSQNTDHLLTRLWNRAGLSGTAALVAVGGYGRAQLFPHSDVDVLVLLPESAAGELAPDWRAPIEAFIGSCWDAGLEIGSSVRTVSDCLRESAADVTVQTSLLEARQLCGSRELFSQFQQRYDEQMDPKAFLIAKTFEMRQRHNKYENTPYALEPNCKESPGGLRDLQFISWAARAAGFGRNWDELAETGLATPFEVQQIERNEALLFLVRAKLHAVAGRREDRLVFDLQTAVAEAFGYRSTTPEGKKLAMRASETLMRRYYWAAKAVQQLTQILYLNIQERFYPSSHELRPINERFFEKAGLIEVASDDLYKKNPHAILETFLLYETTVGLKDLSARTLRALYDSRFIMDSEFRRDPVNRATFMQILKQPAGITHAMRLMNQTSVLGRYLWPFRRIVGQMQHDLFHVYTVDQHILMVLRNVRRFFMPEHAHEYPFCSQLAGGWDKPWILYLAALFHDIGKGRGGDHSQIGAIEIRRFCKQHGIDRDDAALLDFLVREHLTMSQVAQKQDLADPDVIRAFADRVGTERYLTALYLLTVADIRGTSPKVWNGWKGKLLEDLYRSTLRVLGGRAPDAAADIEARKREALIQLALSSQPFESHKKLWDTLDVSYFMRHEAADIAWHTRHLSRHVGSGTPVVRVRQSLAGEGLQVLVYSPDQPELFARICGYFERAGFSILDARVHTALNGHALDTFQVVPSETLSGHHRELMNLIESELVRAISATGPLPEPTKRRVSRRVKSFPFAPRVSLKPDEKAQRWILSITASDRAGLLYTVARILSHHQLSVQLAKVSTLGERVEDTFLVQGSELQHGARQIQIETELLKALAAT from the coding sequence ATGTCCTCGCATCACAACACCCTCTCCGCAGCGGCGCAGGAACAGACCGATGATCTGGCCGCGCTGCGCGATCAGTACAAGGCCGCCAAGGCGGCGGCCATCGCGACGCTGCTCACGCCGGTGTCCACGACGCGCGGCATCCGCACGCTGCTGAACCGGCTGTCCCAGAACACCGACCACCTGCTCACGCGGCTGTGGAACCGCGCCGGGCTCTCCGGCACCGCGGCGCTGGTGGCCGTCGGCGGCTACGGGCGGGCGCAGCTGTTCCCGCACTCCGACGTGGATGTGCTGGTGCTGCTGCCCGAGAGCGCGGCAGGCGAGCTGGCGCCCGACTGGCGAGCGCCGATCGAGGCCTTCATCGGCAGTTGCTGGGACGCGGGACTGGAGATCGGCTCCAGCGTGCGCACGGTAAGCGACTGCCTGCGCGAATCCGCGGCCGACGTCACGGTGCAGACCTCGCTGCTCGAGGCACGGCAGTTGTGCGGCAGCCGGGAGCTGTTCTCGCAGTTCCAGCAGCGCTACGACGAACAGATGGACCCCAAGGCCTTCCTGATCGCCAAGACCTTCGAGATGCGCCAGCGCCACAACAAGTACGAGAACACGCCCTACGCGCTGGAGCCCAATTGCAAGGAATCGCCCGGCGGGCTGCGCGACCTGCAGTTCATCAGCTGGGCGGCGCGCGCTGCGGGTTTCGGGCGCAACTGGGACGAGCTGGCGGAAACCGGCCTTGCCACGCCTTTCGAGGTGCAGCAGATCGAGCGCAACGAAGCCCTGCTGTTCCTGGTCCGCGCCAAGCTGCACGCGGTGGCAGGAAGGCGCGAGGATCGCCTGGTGTTCGACCTGCAGACCGCCGTGGCCGAGGCCTTCGGCTACCGCTCGACCACGCCCGAAGGCAAGAAGCTCGCGATGCGCGCAAGCGAGACGCTGATGCGCCGCTACTACTGGGCCGCCAAGGCCGTGCAGCAGCTCACGCAGATCCTGTACCTGAACATCCAGGAGCGCTTCTACCCCAGCTCCCACGAGCTGCGTCCGATCAACGAGCGCTTCTTCGAGAAGGCCGGCCTGATCGAGGTGGCGTCGGACGATCTCTACAAGAAGAACCCGCACGCCATCCTGGAAACGTTCCTGCTCTATGAGACCACCGTCGGCCTGAAGGATCTCTCGGCCAGGACACTGCGCGCGCTGTACGACTCGCGCTTCATCATGGACAGCGAATTCCGCCGCGATCCGGTGAACCGCGCCACGTTCATGCAGATCCTGAAACAGCCCGCCGGCATCACGCATGCGATGCGGCTGATGAACCAGACCTCGGTGCTGGGACGCTATCTCTGGCCATTCCGCCGCATCGTCGGGCAGATGCAGCACGACCTGTTCCATGTGTATACGGTGGATCAGCACATCCTCATGGTGCTGCGCAACGTACGCCGCTTCTTCATGCCCGAGCATGCCCACGAATATCCGTTCTGCTCGCAGCTCGCAGGCGGCTGGGACAAGCCGTGGATCCTGTACCTCGCGGCACTCTTCCACGACATCGGCAAGGGACGCGGGGGCGATCATTCGCAGATCGGAGCCATCGAGATCCGGCGTTTCTGCAAGCAGCATGGCATCGACCGGGACGACGCCGCACTGCTCGACTTCCTGGTACGAGAGCACCTGACCATGAGCCAGGTGGCCCAGAAACAGGATCTGGCCGACCCGGACGTGATTCGTGCCTTTGCCGATCGCGTGGGCACCGAGCGCTATCTCACAGCGCTGTACCTGCTGACGGTGGCCGACATCCGCGGCACCTCGCCCAAGGTCTGGAACGGCTGGAAGGGCAAGCTGCTCGAGGACCTGTACCGCTCCACGCTGCGCGTGCTGGGCGGCCGTGCGCCGGATGCAGCGGCCGACATCGAGGCCCGCAAGCGCGAGGCGCTGATCCAGCTGGCGCTCAGCTCGCAACCCTTCGAATCACACAAGAAGCTCTGGGATACGCTCGATGTGAGCTATTTCATGCGCCACGAGGCCGCCGACATCGCCTGGCATACCCGCCACCTCTCGCGTCACGTCGGCTCGGGCACGCCCGTGGTGCGCGTGCGCCAGTCGCTCGCGGGCGAAGGCCTGCAGGTGCTGGTGTATTCGCCAGACCAGCCGGAGCTGTTCGCGCGCATCTGCGGCTATTTCGAGCGCGCCGGTTTCTCGATCCTGGACGCGCGCGTGCACACCGCGCTCAACGGCCACGCGCTCGACACCTTCCAGGTCGTGCCCTCTGAAACTCTTTCAGGCCACCACCGCGAGCTGATGAATCTGATCGAGAGCGAGCTGGTGCGGGCCATTTCCGCGACCGGCCCGCTACCCGAGCCGACGAAGCGGCGCGTCTCCCGCCGCGTGAAAAGCTTTCCGTTCGCGCCGCGCGTCTCGCTGAAGCCTGATGAAAAAGCCCAGCGCTGGATCCTGAGCATCACCGCCAGCGACCGCGCGGGCCTGCTCTACACCGTGGCGCGCATCCTCTCGCATCACCAGCTCAGTGTGCAGCTCGCCAAGGTCAGCACGCTGGGCGAGCGCGTCGAAGACACCTTTCTGGTGCAGGGCAGCGAGCTCCAACATGGTGCACGGCAGATCCAGATCGAGACCGAGCTGCTCAAGGCACTGGCCGCGACCTGA
- a CDS encoding YbaN family protein: protein MPEMRDDSPSDDTLPSDGTPPMPQHPPRPLLVRWLLMTFAVFCLVMGVIGIVVPGLPTTVFILMAGWAAARSSPRLHAWLWHHRLFGPMLQEWSHGGRVSRKTKWSASIVMSLCACVLLVSHAPFWVKVGANACMACVLAWLWFRPEPPSTTSR, encoded by the coding sequence ATGCCGGAAATGCGCGATGACTCCCCCAGCGACGATACCCTCCCATCCGATGGGACGCCGCCCATGCCGCAGCACCCGCCCCGACCGCTTCTGGTGCGCTGGCTGCTCATGACATTCGCCGTGTTCTGCCTGGTGATGGGGGTGATCGGCATCGTCGTGCCCGGCCTGCCCACCACGGTCTTCATCCTGATGGCAGGCTGGGCCGCCGCGCGCAGCTCGCCACGACTGCATGCGTGGCTGTGGCATCACCGGCTCTTCGGCCCGATGCTGCAGGAATGGAGCCATGGCGGCAGGGTGAGCCGCAAGACGAAATGGAGCGCAAGCATCGTGATGTCGCTGTGTGCTTGCGTGCTGCTCGTGAGCCATGCTCCTTTCTGGGTGAAGGTGGGAGCCAATGCCTGCATGGCCTGTGTGCTGGCCTGGCTATGGTTTCGCCCGGAGCCGCCTTCCACGACGTCCCGCTGA
- a CDS encoding di-heme oxidoredictase family protein yields the protein MVSRHARPSRMACAMAALAALSALTALAANAVGESAEKADDPSEFTGGNTTVHATGKNAFSFALANLSDEERTRFVIGNSFFKRNWVEAPASTRLRDGLGPHFNARSCGACHILDGRGEPPDFHRTLGPDPEPAVALLMRLSIPGKADPRAGVVPEPVYGNQFNTAAVRGVKPEGIVRIHGEKIQGRFADGTTYELLKPRYELTDLGYGPLARNVMIGPRIAPQVIGVGLIEAIPESAILANARAQAALDGPIKGQVNRVWDAYGRREAIGRFGWKANSPSVAHQTASAFLGDIGITSTVFPQEACTPSQKDCLAAAHGGGAGKGVKGLIASQASKASPEIDDKTLNDVIFYQATLAPPARRNVNDMIVRQGQALFARAQCAVCHTPSYVTGDGPFPALTAKAIGGQRIWPYTDLLLHDMGPALADGRPDFQASGQQWRTPPLWGVGLLRDVNGHQRLLHDGRARGVLEAILWHGGEAEPAQQNVLKMSAEERAALVQFVESL from the coding sequence ATGGTGTCGCGGCATGCAAGGCCATCGCGCATGGCCTGCGCGATGGCTGCACTGGCTGCTTTGAGCGCGTTGACTGCCCTGGCCGCCAACGCGGTTGGCGAGAGCGCTGAGAAGGCGGACGACCCCAGCGAGTTCACCGGGGGCAACACCACGGTGCATGCGACGGGCAAGAACGCGTTCTCGTTTGCGCTCGCCAATCTGTCCGATGAGGAGCGCACGCGCTTTGTCATCGGCAACTCGTTTTTCAAGCGCAACTGGGTGGAGGCGCCGGCATCGACGCGCTTGCGCGATGGCCTGGGGCCCCACTTCAATGCACGCAGTTGCGGCGCATGCCACATTCTCGATGGACGTGGCGAGCCGCCGGATTTTCACCGTACCCTGGGGCCCGATCCGGAGCCGGCCGTGGCGCTTCTGATGCGTCTGTCCATACCCGGCAAGGCTGATCCCCGCGCGGGCGTGGTCCCCGAGCCGGTGTATGGAAACCAGTTCAACACGGCTGCCGTGCGAGGCGTGAAGCCCGAGGGCATCGTGCGAATTCACGGAGAGAAGATCCAAGGCCGGTTTGCCGATGGCACGACCTACGAGCTGCTCAAGCCGCGTTATGAACTGACGGATCTGGGCTATGGGCCCCTGGCCAGGAATGTGATGATCGGACCGCGCATCGCCCCGCAGGTGATTGGCGTGGGCCTGATCGAGGCCATTCCGGAGTCCGCCATCCTGGCCAATGCCAGGGCGCAGGCGGCATTGGATGGGCCGATCAAGGGCCAGGTGAACAGGGTGTGGGATGCCTACGGCCGGCGCGAGGCGATTGGCCGTTTCGGCTGGAAGGCCAACTCCCCCAGCGTTGCGCACCAGACGGCCAGCGCGTTTCTGGGCGATATCGGGATCACATCGACCGTGTTCCCGCAAGAGGCTTGCACGCCATCGCAAAAAGACTGCCTGGCCGCTGCCCATGGAGGCGGCGCGGGCAAGGGGGTCAAGGGGTTGATCGCTTCGCAGGCGAGCAAGGCGTCACCCGAGATCGACGACAAGACCTTGAATGATGTGATCTTCTATCAGGCGACGTTGGCACCCCCCGCCCGGCGCAACGTGAATGACATGATTGTCAGGCAAGGGCAGGCGCTATTCGCCCGTGCGCAATGCGCGGTGTGCCATACGCCAAGCTATGTGACGGGCGACGGGCCATTTCCGGCGCTCACCGCGAAGGCGATTGGGGGCCAGCGCATCTGGCCCTATACCGACTTGCTGCTGCATGACATGGGGCCGGCGCTTGCCGACGGCAGGCCCGACTTCCAGGCCAGTGGCCAGCAATGGCGCACGCCTCCTCTGTGGGGCGTGGGCTTGCTGCGCGACGTGAACGGGCATCAGCGATTGCTGCATGACGGCCGGGCGCGAGGTGTGCTGGAGGCCATCTTGTGGCATGGCGGCGAGGCGGAGCCGGCCCAGCAGAATGTCCTGAAAATGAGCGCCGAGGAGCGAGCGGCGCTGGTCCAATTTGTGGAATCGCTATGA
- the map gene encoding type I methionyl aminopeptidase, translated as MSSISTKNAEEIAGMREACRLASEVLDYITPHIKPGITTLDIDRLGKECMDKQGTVSATIGYQPPGYPPYPGHLCTSANHVVCHGIPNDKALKKGDIVNVDVTVITKDGWFGDNSRMYLIGECSIAAKRLCALTFDAMWLGIQQVKPGARLGDVGHAIQTFAESNHLSVVREFCGHGIGKKFHEEPQVLHYGRPGTGELLVPGMTFTIEPMLNLGKREIKELGKDGWTIITKDHSLSAQWEHTVLVTETGYDVLTLSEGSPALPPFVTSTRT; from the coding sequence ATGAGCAGCATCTCCACCAAAAACGCAGAAGAAATCGCCGGCATGCGCGAGGCCTGCCGCCTCGCCTCCGAAGTGCTGGACTACATCACGCCCCATATCAAGCCAGGCATCACCACCCTGGACATTGACCGCCTGGGCAAGGAATGCATGGACAAGCAGGGCACGGTCTCGGCCACCATCGGCTACCAGCCGCCCGGCTACCCACCCTACCCCGGCCACCTGTGCACCTCGGCGAACCACGTGGTCTGCCATGGCATTCCCAACGACAAGGCCCTGAAGAAGGGTGACATCGTCAACGTGGACGTCACCGTCATCACCAAGGATGGCTGGTTCGGCGACAACAGCCGCATGTACCTGATCGGGGAATGCTCGATCGCGGCCAAGCGCCTGTGCGCCCTGACATTCGACGCGATGTGGCTCGGCATCCAGCAGGTCAAGCCCGGGGCGCGCCTGGGCGACGTGGGCCACGCGATCCAGACCTTCGCCGAGAGCAACCATCTGTCGGTCGTGCGCGAATTCTGCGGCCATGGCATCGGCAAGAAATTCCATGAAGAGCCCCAGGTGCTGCACTATGGCCGCCCCGGCACGGGCGAACTGCTCGTGCCCGGCATGACGTTCACGATCGAGCCCATGCTGAACCTCGGCAAGCGCGAGATCAAGGAGCTGGGCAAGGACGGCTGGACCATCATCACCAAGGACCACAGCCTGTCGGCGCAGTGGGAACATACCGTCCTCGTGACCGAGACTGGCTACGACGTGCTCACGCTCTCCGAAGGTTCGCCCGCCCTTCCGCCGTTCGTCACCTCGACGCGTACCTGA
- a CDS encoding DUF192 domain-containing protein, producing the protein MPPWAAPSMKNIVSRFVLAIGLTACALHAQAQAPAAGQPQLGLQRTTITAGMYLIDAQLALSPREREIGLMHRKDMPAQEGMLFVFEQPATQCFWMRNTLLPLTAAFVADDGTIVNLADMKPMTENSHCSEKPVRYVLEMNQGWFAKRGLKAGARLTGQPFRAAK; encoded by the coding sequence ATGCCCCCATGGGCCGCCCCATCCATGAAAAACATCGTTTCACGCTTCGTCCTGGCCATCGGATTGACGGCCTGCGCCCTGCACGCGCAGGCGCAGGCACCTGCTGCAGGCCAGCCGCAACTCGGCCTGCAGCGCACGACCATCACGGCAGGCATGTACCTTATCGATGCCCAACTCGCCTTATCGCCCCGGGAGCGTGAAATCGGGCTCATGCACCGCAAGGACATGCCCGCCCAGGAAGGCATGCTGTTCGTGTTCGAGCAACCGGCCACGCAGTGCTTCTGGATGCGCAACACACTGCTCCCGCTGACCGCCGCCTTCGTCGCCGATGACGGCACGATCGTGAACCTGGCCGACATGAAGCCGATGACCGAGAACTCGCACTGCTCGGAGAAGCCCGTGCGGTATGTGCTGGAGATGAATCAGGGCTGGTTTGCCAAGCGCGGCCTGAAGGCCGGAGCCCGCTTGACGGGGCAGCCCTTCCGCGCGGCCAAGTAA
- the icd gene encoding NADP-dependent isocitrate dehydrogenase — translation MSAFQHIKVPADGQKITVNPDMTLSVPDLPIIPFIEGDGTGADITPVMIKVVDAAVAKAYGGKRRIHWMEIYAGEKSTRVYGPDVWLPEETLQVVRDYVVSIKGPLTTPVGGGIRSLNVALRQELDLYVCLRPVQYFKGVPSPVKEPEKVNMVIFRENSEDIYAGIEFPAESDKAKKLIKILQDEFGVKKIRFPETSGIGVKPVSREGTQRLVRKAIQYAIDHDKPSVTLVHKGNIMKYTEGAFRDWGYELAAQEFGGELIDGGPWMRVKNPNTGKDITIKDSIADAFLQQILLRPAEYSVIATLNLNGDYVSDALAAQVGGIGIAPGANMSDSVAMFEATHGTAPKYAGKDYVNPGSEILSAEMMLRHMGWNEAADLIIKAMEKAIASKKVTYDFARLMDGATQVSCSGFGQVMIDAM, via the coding sequence ATGAGCGCATTCCAGCATATCAAGGTGCCCGCCGACGGCCAGAAAATCACCGTCAACCCCGACATGACGCTGAGCGTGCCGGACCTACCCATCATTCCCTTCATCGAAGGCGATGGTACTGGCGCGGACATCACGCCGGTCATGATCAAGGTGGTGGATGCGGCTGTCGCCAAGGCCTATGGCGGCAAGCGCCGGATTCACTGGATGGAGATCTACGCGGGTGAGAAGTCAACCAGGGTGTATGGCCCGGACGTGTGGCTGCCGGAAGAGACGCTGCAGGTGGTGCGCGACTATGTGGTCTCGATCAAGGGCCCGTTGACCACACCGGTCGGAGGCGGCATCCGCTCCCTCAATGTGGCCCTGCGCCAGGAACTTGACCTCTACGTCTGCCTGCGCCCCGTGCAGTATTTCAAGGGCGTGCCTTCACCGGTCAAGGAGCCCGAAAAGGTCAACATGGTGATCTTCCGCGAGAACTCGGAAGACATCTACGCGGGCATCGAGTTTCCCGCCGAATCGGACAAGGCGAAAAAGCTCATCAAGATCCTGCAGGATGAATTCGGCGTCAAGAAGATCCGCTTCCCCGAAACCTCGGGCATCGGCGTGAAGCCGGTTTCGCGCGAGGGCACGCAGCGCCTGGTGCGCAAGGCGATCCAGTACGCCATCGATCATGACAAGCCCAGCGTGACGCTTGTGCACAAGGGCAACATCATGAAGTACACGGAAGGGGCCTTCCGCGACTGGGGCTACGAGCTCGCGGCGCAGGAGTTCGGTGGCGAGCTCATCGACGGCGGTCCATGGATGCGCGTGAAGAACCCGAATACCGGCAAGGACATCACCATCAAGGACAGCATCGCGGATGCATTCCTGCAGCAGATCCTGCTGCGCCCCGCGGAGTACAGCGTGATTGCCACCCTGAACCTGAACGGCGACTACGTCTCCGACGCGCTGGCTGCGCAGGTCGGCGGCATCGGCATTGCTCCCGGCGCGAACATGTCCGACTCGGTCGCCATGTTCGAGGCGACCCATGGCACCGCGCCCAAGTACGCCGGCAAGGACTATGTGAACCCGGGTTCGGAAATCCTTTCCGCCGAGATGATGCTGCGGCACATGGGCTGGAACGAGGCAGCCGACCTCATCATCAAGGCCATGGAAAAGGCCATTGCGAGCAAGAAGGTCACCTATGATTTTGCGCGCCTGATGGATGGTGCGACGCAGGTGAGCTGCTCGGGCTTTGGCCAGGTGATGATCGACGCGATGTAA
- a CDS encoding imelysin family protein: MALGLGLGGGSGGMPQALAQTAAPKGPAVDARAVAVGYGELVHASYGDVLASALDMQKAIAVLIATPSQTAMDAARKAWLDAREFYGQTEAYRFYAGPIDNDEGPEGQLNAWPMDESYVDYVEGKPDAGFVNDPKFKITKENLVKQNERGGEENITTGWHAIEFLLWGQDLSDTGPGNRSFEDYMDGKRPHADRRRQYLQVVTELLLDDLNGLVKAWTPGPKSYRNKFDAGGMESVRKIIVGLGSLSRGELAGERMEVPLNSQDQEDEHSCFSDNTHRDMVTNALGIQNVWLGRYKRRDGSLLKVAGVADLVTARNAALATRTSEQIAKTVAATEAIQAPFDREIIGGADAPGRKRIQAAVDSATEQSKLLVQAANAIGITKLTLVQP, from the coding sequence ATGGCTCTGGGTCTGGGCTTGGGGGGGGGTTCGGGTGGCATGCCGCAGGCTTTGGCGCAGACCGCGGCCCCCAAGGGCCCTGCGGTGGATGCGCGTGCCGTGGCCGTGGGCTATGGAGAGCTGGTGCATGCCAGCTATGGCGACGTGCTGGCGTCCGCGCTCGACATGCAAAAGGCCATTGCGGTGCTGATTGCCACGCCATCGCAGACGGCAATGGATGCGGCCCGCAAGGCCTGGCTGGATGCGCGGGAGTTCTATGGACAGACCGAGGCCTACCGCTTCTATGCCGGCCCCATCGATAACGATGAAGGTCCCGAGGGACAGTTGAACGCCTGGCCCATGGACGAGTCCTATGTGGACTATGTGGAGGGCAAGCCCGACGCGGGGTTTGTCAACGACCCCAAGTTCAAGATCACCAAAGAAAATCTCGTCAAACAGAATGAGCGCGGTGGCGAAGAGAACATCACCACCGGCTGGCATGCCATCGAGTTTCTGCTGTGGGGACAGGATCTGTCGGATACCGGCCCGGGCAATCGTTCGTTCGAGGACTACATGGACGGCAAGCGTCCCCATGCGGATCGCCGTCGCCAGTACCTCCAGGTCGTGACGGAATTGCTCCTCGACGACCTGAATGGTCTGGTGAAGGCATGGACGCCCGGCCCGAAAAGCTACCGCAACAAGTTCGACGCGGGCGGCATGGAGTCGGTGCGCAAGATCATCGTCGGTCTGGGTTCGCTGTCGCGAGGCGAGCTGGCGGGCGAGCGCATGGAGGTGCCGCTCAATTCACAGGATCAGGAGGACGAACATTCCTGCTTCTCCGACAACACGCACAGGGACATGGTGACCAATGCTCTGGGCATCCAGAACGTGTGGCTGGGACGGTACAAACGCCGTGACGGTTCGCTGCTCAAGGTGGCCGGCGTGGCGGACCTCGTGACAGCCAGGAATGCCGCACTGGCCACCAGGACGAGCGAGCAGATTGCCAAGACCGTGGCTGCCACCGAGGCCATCCAGGCGCCGTTTGACCGTGAAATCATCGGTGGCGCGGATGCTCCGGGCCGCAAGCGCATTCAGGCGGCCGTGGACAGTGCAACCGAACAGTCGAAGCTGCTGGTGCAGGCGGCCAATGCCATCGGCATCACCAAGCTGACGCTGGTGCAGCCTTGA